A genome region from Maylandia zebra isolate NMK-2024a linkage group LG6, Mzebra_GT3a, whole genome shotgun sequence includes the following:
- the LOC101478146 gene encoding ribosomal protein S6 kinase beta-2 isoform X1: MRGTQTALCGCLSRMAGVFDIDLETEDISDTEDDVCDFTVPEPENAQTEEVELTSESVNRDRERVGPDCFELLTVLGKGAYGKVFQVRKVQGAQTGRIFAMKVLKKAKIVCNAKDTAHTRAEREILETVRHPFIVDLLYAFQTGGKLYLILECLSGGELFMQLEKEGIFMEDTACFYLGEITLALGHLHSNGIIYRDLKPENIMLNHQGHIKLTDFGLCKESIHDGSVTHTFCGTIEYMAPEILTRSGHNRAVDWWSLGALMYDMMTGSPPFTAENRKKTIDKILKCKLSLPPYLTIDARDLVKKLLKKNPAQRLGSSKADCADIQKHAFFKHVNWDELLHKRVEPPYKPQLQSDEDVSQFDTRFTRQTPVDSPDDTSLSHSAELAFAGFTYVAPSVLESLKEGFSFEPRARNVRRHNSSPRTPISPLKFSPAGPFKSSLDGEPDPFSPMSPPTAAAPMPKENGAASQPIKTPARNKKLKGHRR; encoded by the exons ATGAGAGGAACCCAAACAGCTCTCTGTGGTTGTTTGTCCAG GATGGCAGGAGTGTTCGACATCGACTTGGAGACTGAGGACATCAGTGACACAGAG GATGATGTGTGTGACTTCACTGTCCCAGAACCAGAAAA TGCCCAGACGGAGGAGGTGGAGCTGACCAGTGAAAGTGTCAACAGGGACCGTGAGAGAGTCGGACCGGACTGCTTTGAGCTTCTTACTGTGCTGGGAAAAGGAGCTTATGgcaaa gTTTTCCAAGTGAGGAAGGTTCAAGGGGCTCAGACAGGGAGAATTTTTGCCATGAAGGTCCTGAAAAAG GCAAAGATAGTGTGCAACGCTAAAGACACGGCCCATACGCGAGCAGAGCGAGAGATCCTGGAGACGGTGAGGCACCCGTTCATCGTAGATCTGCTGTACGCCTTCCAGACTGGAGGAAAACTCTACCTCATCCTGGAGTGTCTGAGCG GAGGAGAGTTGTTCATGCAGCTGGAGAAGGAAGGCATCTTCATGGAGGACACTGCCTG CTTCTATCTCGGAGAGATCACTCTGGCCCTCGGTCACCTCCACTCTAACGGGATTATTTATCGGGACCTGAAACCTGAAAACATCATGCTCAATCACCAAG GACACATCAAGCTGACTGACTTTGGGCTCTGCAAAGAATCGATTCACGATGGATCCGTCACACACACCTTCTGCGGCACCATCGAGTACAT GGCTCCAGAGATCCTGACCAGGTCGGGTCACAACAGAGCGGTGGACTGGTGGAGCCTCGGGGCGCTCATGTACGATATGATGACTGGATCG CCTCCGTTCACGGCGGAAAACAGGAAGAAGACCATCGATAAGATCTTGAAGTGTAAACTCAGCCTGCCGCCGTACCTGACAATCGATGCCAGAGACCTCGTCAAAAAG ctgttgaaGAAAAACCCAGCCCAAAGACTTGGCTCCAGTAAAGCAGACTGTGCTGACATCCAG AAACACGCCTTCTTTAAACACGTTAACTGGGACGAGCTGCTGCATAAGAGAGTGGAGCCGCCGTATAAGCCACAGCTG CAGTCGGATGAGGACGTGAGCCAGTTTGACACCAGGTTTACCAGACAGACGCCCGTGGACAGTCCGGATGATACTTCGCTCAGCCACAGCGCAGAGCTCGCCTTCGCT GGTTTCACATACGTGGCTCCATCGGTCCTCGAGAGTCTAAAGGAAGGCTTCTCATTCGAACCCCGAGCGAGAAACGTACGCCGACACAACAGCAGCCCACGCACGCCCATCAG tccTTTAAAATTTTCCCCCGCTGGGCCGTTCAAGTCCAGCCTCGACGGAGAGCCAGACCCTTTCTCTCCGATGTCTCCACCGACAGCGGCAGCTCCGATGCCGAAGGAAAACGGAGCCGCCAGTCAGCCAATCAAAACCCCTGCGAGGAACAAGAAGCTGAAAGGACATCGGAGATGA
- the LOC101478146 gene encoding ribosomal protein S6 kinase beta-2 isoform X2 encodes MAGVFDIDLETEDISDTEDDVCDFTVPEPENAQTEEVELTSESVNRDRERVGPDCFELLTVLGKGAYGKVFQVRKVQGAQTGRIFAMKVLKKAKIVCNAKDTAHTRAEREILETVRHPFIVDLLYAFQTGGKLYLILECLSGGELFMQLEKEGIFMEDTACFYLGEITLALGHLHSNGIIYRDLKPENIMLNHQGHIKLTDFGLCKESIHDGSVTHTFCGTIEYMAPEILTRSGHNRAVDWWSLGALMYDMMTGSPPFTAENRKKTIDKILKCKLSLPPYLTIDARDLVKKLLKKNPAQRLGSSKADCADIQKHAFFKHVNWDELLHKRVEPPYKPQLQSDEDVSQFDTRFTRQTPVDSPDDTSLSHSAELAFAGFTYVAPSVLESLKEGFSFEPRARNVRRHNSSPRTPISPLKFSPAGPFKSSLDGEPDPFSPMSPPTAAAPMPKENGAASQPIKTPARNKKLKGHRR; translated from the exons ATGGCAGGAGTGTTCGACATCGACTTGGAGACTGAGGACATCAGTGACACAGAG GATGATGTGTGTGACTTCACTGTCCCAGAACCAGAAAA TGCCCAGACGGAGGAGGTGGAGCTGACCAGTGAAAGTGTCAACAGGGACCGTGAGAGAGTCGGACCGGACTGCTTTGAGCTTCTTACTGTGCTGGGAAAAGGAGCTTATGgcaaa gTTTTCCAAGTGAGGAAGGTTCAAGGGGCTCAGACAGGGAGAATTTTTGCCATGAAGGTCCTGAAAAAG GCAAAGATAGTGTGCAACGCTAAAGACACGGCCCATACGCGAGCAGAGCGAGAGATCCTGGAGACGGTGAGGCACCCGTTCATCGTAGATCTGCTGTACGCCTTCCAGACTGGAGGAAAACTCTACCTCATCCTGGAGTGTCTGAGCG GAGGAGAGTTGTTCATGCAGCTGGAGAAGGAAGGCATCTTCATGGAGGACACTGCCTG CTTCTATCTCGGAGAGATCACTCTGGCCCTCGGTCACCTCCACTCTAACGGGATTATTTATCGGGACCTGAAACCTGAAAACATCATGCTCAATCACCAAG GACACATCAAGCTGACTGACTTTGGGCTCTGCAAAGAATCGATTCACGATGGATCCGTCACACACACCTTCTGCGGCACCATCGAGTACAT GGCTCCAGAGATCCTGACCAGGTCGGGTCACAACAGAGCGGTGGACTGGTGGAGCCTCGGGGCGCTCATGTACGATATGATGACTGGATCG CCTCCGTTCACGGCGGAAAACAGGAAGAAGACCATCGATAAGATCTTGAAGTGTAAACTCAGCCTGCCGCCGTACCTGACAATCGATGCCAGAGACCTCGTCAAAAAG ctgttgaaGAAAAACCCAGCCCAAAGACTTGGCTCCAGTAAAGCAGACTGTGCTGACATCCAG AAACACGCCTTCTTTAAACACGTTAACTGGGACGAGCTGCTGCATAAGAGAGTGGAGCCGCCGTATAAGCCACAGCTG CAGTCGGATGAGGACGTGAGCCAGTTTGACACCAGGTTTACCAGACAGACGCCCGTGGACAGTCCGGATGATACTTCGCTCAGCCACAGCGCAGAGCTCGCCTTCGCT GGTTTCACATACGTGGCTCCATCGGTCCTCGAGAGTCTAAAGGAAGGCTTCTCATTCGAACCCCGAGCGAGAAACGTACGCCGACACAACAGCAGCCCACGCACGCCCATCAG tccTTTAAAATTTTCCCCCGCTGGGCCGTTCAAGTCCAGCCTCGACGGAGAGCCAGACCCTTTCTCTCCGATGTCTCCACCGACAGCGGCAGCTCCGATGCCGAAGGAAAACGGAGCCGCCAGTCAGCCAATCAAAACCCCTGCGAGGAACAAGAAGCTGAAAGGACATCGGAGATGA